In the genome of Succinivibrio dextrinosolvens, the window AAATCGGTTCAATAACCGATCTTATTGTAGACGGTGGTGTTCTGGCCCCTAATCCAACCACCGTGGTGGTTTTTGAAGATAGTGTGCCAATCATTAAGCGATACGGTGCAGGTGATACCTCTCCGTTTGAATGACTTAAATAGGAGTCCGTTTTGAAATACAGTCACAGTACAATACAGTTTGTCAAGCTGTACATGATTCTGTTAATCCTCACTAGCTGTCTTAGCATCTGGCTTTATCCTAAACAATACGCGGCTCCTTCAGCATCCTACATTAAAGATTATGATACCCGCAGAATTGAGATTCATCGTAATATCGTCAAAAGTAAAACTGCCCGTGAGATGGAAGATCGGGTTAAGAATTCAATTCAAAATTCTCTATCTGAAAAACAGTCTATTCAGGAAAGAGAGCGTATATTTTCGCTCAATCAGGAATTTGCCCGCAAGCGTGGTGAAGAAATCATTAGAGAAAGGGCAACACAGGGAAAGGCATCAGATGGAATTGTTTCACGTGATTCCAAGATGAGTGTGGCTCAGAGTCGTGTATCCTCACTTTCAGAGTGGACCAGAAAGAATATGGTTAAGAATCTGGATTAGGCTTTTTTCTTATTTCTGTTTTCTTGACCTTCCTCACATAACTGATTATTTTCAGGGGAAATTTTATTTTTTTTCCTGTTTCAAATGTAATCCTTTCCACATTTTTGAATAATTTTCTTAAAAAAAAGGCGAATTATCATTTAAATACAATTTCATTACTTATACTTAATTTTATAAGGTTGGATTAAATTGTGTTTAAGGCTTTATCTAATGAGAAGATCTTGGTCGAATAAGATTCTCACATATTTCTTCATTGGCTTATTCTGTGAATTAAGTTTTGTAACTTATGCGGAAGAGCCTACTGATGACTCTACAGTAATGAAGATAAATCTTGATGATGAAGAGGATACTTCTTCAGATGTTGGTGCAGCACAGTCTTCAGCTCCTGCTCAGTCTGATTCCTCAGCCTCAGCCTCAGCCTCTTCACACGCTGTGAGTTCTGGTGGTTCTGCTGTTGATAAAGCTTTGCTCGATGAGAAACGTTCAAGGCTGAGAGAACAGCTCAAGCGTGACAGAGCTGATTCTAAGCGTGCAAGATCAATTCGTCGTAATTTAGAACTGAACAAGGAAGGTCTGGATGAAGAGGAGCAGGAGTTAAAGCGTAAGCTGGATTATGCCAAGTCTCATGAAGAGACTGTTGAGAAACAGGAAGCAACCGAATCCGCCAAGCAGTTCTCTAAGTGGGTTAATCAGAACATGATGATTAACAAAGATAAGAAGAAAAAGGATAAGAGTGAGAGCGAGAAGATTCTGGAGGAAGCTAAAACTTCTGAAGATCTGCTCAAATAAGAAAGTATTTAATATTTCCTCTTTTAAAAGCAGAAGGCCAAAGTTTTAGCTTTGGCCTTCGTTTTCCCTGACAGATAATCTTAAATTAGATTCATACCAAGCTTTTTGCACTCAGCTCTGTAATCATCAGGCCAGATACTTGCCTGAATCTCACCGATATGGGCTTTGTGGAGTAATACCATGCACAGACGGCTCTGACCGATACCACCACCGATGGTAAGTGGCAGCTCGTTGTTTAAAAGCTTCTTGTGGAAGAACAGCTCTTTGCGCTGTTCCTGGCCTTCAGCCTTAAGCTGTCTTTCCATTGCAGCAATATCTACACGGATACCCATTGAGGATAACTCTACTGATCTGTCTAAAATTGGATACCAGATCAGAATATCACCGTTAAGACCAATCTTGCCGTCCTCATTTGGAGTTGACCAGTCATCATAGTCAGGGGCACGGCCATCGTGCTTTTCTCCATTTGACAGAGGTGCACCGATACCGATTAGGAATACGGCACCATACTTCTTGGCGATCAGATGTTCACGCTCCTTTGGAGTCTTGTCTGGATACATCTTTAACAGGTCTTCAGTGTGAACGAAGGTGATCTCCTTTGGCAGGAATGGCTTTAGCTGTGTATAGCTTTCACATGCTAAGTATTCGGTTCTCAGGATTGCAGCGTAAATTCTTCTAACGATATTTTTCAAGAATGTTAAATTTCGATCATCTTTATTTAAAACAAGTTCCCAGTCCCACTGATCGACATACAGGGAGTGGATATTATCAAGTTCCTCGTCGGCACGAATCGCATTCATATCTGTATATATGCCGTAGCCTGGCTCAGTCTTAAGTTCTGCTAATGTTAATCTTTTCCATTTTGCCAGAGAGTGAACCACTTCAGCCTGAGCGTCGTTCAGATCTTTAACCGGGAAGGTAACGGCTCTTTCTACACCGTTCAGATCATCGTTGATTCCCAGACCCTTTAATACGAACAGAGGGGCGGTAACGCGACGCAGTTTTAGCTCGGTAGACAGATTCTGCTGAAAGAAATCCTTAATCATCTTGATTCCTTTCTCTGTCTGAAGTTTGTCCATTGCTGGCTTGTAATCAATTGGTTTAATTATCTTACTCATGATAAACATCCTTGTTTTAAATATCGTCTTTCGATTTTACATACTTTGTGTCCTATTGAAAATGCTTTTCTTTGCTGATTTAAAAATTTTGTTTCTAAATAGTGCAGAAAATGAAGGTGTTGGATATAATTTGCCTTGTTGATGATCATTGTGTAATAAGCGGTTTGATAAATAATGTAAAAGATAATGTACAACAGGCATAATGCGCTTGCGCTTTTGCAACAATGCTCACTTACAGCATTCAAATTTTCACACATAATTTAAATATGTGAGCCGAATGGATTTCATCCTATGAATACTATTTTTATAAAACAGCTTATGCTGTTGAGTTTCTTTCTTTTGGGAATAAACGGTATTGTCTTTGCCAAGCTTCCGGTTGAGAAGGTTGAAAAGGACAATGCTAAGGTTTTGTTTTCTCAGGATGCTGAATCCGAAGATGTCGAGGCTGATACCGAGGATAAGGATGACGATGCTGACAGTGAACAGGCCTCCAATCAGACAGAAATGTTTGAGGATGTTATCTCTCAGGCAAAAAATTACCACGATAATCTCCTAAAAACCAATAAGTCGCTTTCTCCTAAGCAGAATCTTTTAAGATCAATTGCTGAGGATAATGCTGAACAGGCTGTAATCAACCGCAATCATGTTGATGCCCCAGATCCTCTCCTTGAAGAAGGTCGTTACCTTTACAATCAGGATGTCGCCCGAGAAAGGGGAAAGATCATTATGAAGGAGAGCGGACGAGATAAGAAGGCTTCTGAGAAATCCCTTGCATCGACTTTCAATAGTATCTCTCACAACAAGCCACTAAAGAAAAAAGATAATAAAGAATCGTCTACTGTAGCTGAATATAAGCTTAAGGCAAAGAAATTAAGCGAACTTAAGAATAATAAAAATAAAGATAAGGAAGAAGAGGACAGGGATGTGACCTATAAAAATCAGGCTGAAGCTCTGTCTGAATCCTTCAGGTAAGATCTCAGATGCCAATAACCATTGAACTTTACATAATACTGATACTAATAAGTCTGATTATTCTCAGAGCATACATTCGTGAACACCGGTCTCTTAACCGGGATTTTATTTTTGCAGGCGTTGCTCTTGTGGTTATTGATGTATTTGAACTTATTTCAGTC includes:
- the asnA gene encoding aspartate--ammonia ligase yields the protein MSKIIKPIDYKPAMDKLQTEKGIKMIKDFFQQNLSTELKLRRVTAPLFVLKGLGINDDLNGVERAVTFPVKDLNDAQAEVVHSLAKWKRLTLAELKTEPGYGIYTDMNAIRADEELDNIHSLYVDQWDWELVLNKDDRNLTFLKNIVRRIYAAILRTEYLACESYTQLKPFLPKEITFVHTEDLLKMYPDKTPKEREHLIAKKYGAVFLIGIGAPLSNGEKHDGRAPDYDDWSTPNEDGKIGLNGDILIWYPILDRSVELSSMGIRVDIAAMERQLKAEGQEQRKELFFHKKLLNNELPLTIGGGIGQSRLCMVLLHKAHIGEIQASIWPDDYRAECKKLGMNLI